Proteins encoded within one genomic window of Arachis ipaensis cultivar K30076 chromosome B08, Araip1.1, whole genome shotgun sequence:
- the LOC107610732 gene encoding ATP-dependent DNA helicase PIF2-like: protein MSDDEINQLCLMDIDKILHSYGKTLKDYPPMPLAIEVDSSLLTERVIREKLNFNRDYLKKNASNMGFFFVYGYGGTGKTFLWNLMSAEIRSRGDIVLNIASSGIASLLLPNGRMAHSRFKIPLNITEDSLCNIKPGSRQAMMLLKAKLIIWDEAPMVSRYCYEALDKCLGDIMRFSPTYNKDFSFVGKVVVLGGDFRQILPAISRESR, encoded by the exons ATGTCAGATGATGAGATTAATCAGTTGTGCTTAATGGATATAGACAAGATCTTACATTCTTATGGTAAAACCTTGAAAGACTATCCTCCTATGCCTTTAGCAATTGAAGTTGATAGTTCATTGTTAACCGAAAGGGTTATCAGGGAAAAGCTAAACTTTAACAGGGATTATTTAAAGAAAAATGCCTCAAACAT GGGTTTTTTCTTTGTGTATGGTTATGGGGGTACTGGAAAAACATTTCTCTGGAACCTTATGTCTGCTGAGATTCGCTCAAGGGGTGATATTGTGTTAAACATTGCTTCAAGTGGTATTGCATCTTTACTTCTTCCCAATGGAAGAATGGCACACTCAAGGTTCAAAATACCGCTGAATATAACTGAGGATTCTTTATGTAACATCAAACCTGGTTCTCGTCAAGCAATGATGCTGTTGAAAGCCAAACTTATAATTTGGGATGAGGCTCCAATGGTTAGTAGGTACTGTTATGAAGCGCTTGATAAATGCTTAGGTGATATCATGAGGTTTTCTCCAACATATAACAAAGATTTTTCCTTTGTAGGAAAAGTGGTTGTACTAGGTGGAGACTTTAGACAAATTCTTCCTGCCATTTCACGAGAATCAAGATAA
- the LOC107610733 gene encoding uncharacterized protein LOC107610733, with protein MRLSVGTTASDQDETEQFDEWLLKVCDGLTCDNMDGESEICRQGDIVTPSSDQAFDELVHFSYPNILDNMSSKDFFKARTIVAPTLDIIEEVNNHLMTIIPGGKKLYLSSDSICMDKRNMESQLDLYDPKLLNSINYSDLPPHKLILKVGDPVMLLRNIDQSSGLCNGTRLQVRKLGNHVIECEVLTDNNVGHITLTSRMNMVPTNETVPVRFQQRQFSIIVSFAMTINKSQRSLKVFTHSQLYVALSRVKSKRSLKVLLMNHVGMSANSTINVVYREVFEKIEF; from the coding sequence ATGAGACTCTCTGTAGGGACGACTGCTTCAGATCAAGATGAGACAGAGCAATTTGATGAGTGGTTATTGAAAGTTTGTGATGGTCTAACATGTGACAATATGGATGGTGAATCTGAGATATGTCGTCAAGGAGATATTGTTACTCCTTCTTCGGACCAggcatttgatgagttggttcatttttcttatccaaatattttaGATAACATGTCCTCAAAGGATTTTTTCAAAGCAAGAACTATTGTGGCTCCCACGCTGGACATCATTGAAGAGGTCAACAACCATCTGATGACTATCATTCCTGGaggaaaaaaattatatcttagttCGGATTCGATTTGTATGGATAAAAGGAATATGGAGAGTCAACTAGATCTCTATGATCCTAAATTATTGAATAGCATAAATTACTCTGATTTGCCTCCACATAAATTAATACTCAAGGTTGGTGATCCGGTGATGTTACTGAGGAATATTGACCAATCCAGTGGTCTTTGTAATGGTACAAGGCTACAAGTTAGGAAGCTTGGAAATCATGTCATAGAATGTGAAGTCTTAACGGATAACAATGTTGGTCATATTACTTTGACTTCAAGAATGAATATGGTACCAACAAATGAAACCGTCCCAGTTAGATTCCAACAAAGACAGTTTTCCATAATAGTATCGTTTGCCATGACAATTAATAAGTCTCAGAGAAGTTTAAAAGTTTTTACACATAGTCAACTATATGTGGCactttcaagagttaagagtaagagaagtTTAAAAGTTTTACTTATGAATCACGTAGGAATGTCTGCAAATTCAACCATCAATGTTGTTTATAGAGAAGTATTTGAAAAAATAGAATTCTAA
- the LOC107614162 gene encoding probable DNA replication complex GINS protein PSF1 isoform X2 — MQEEGLDVQTARNADHYGALIHHLSLVRNKRCLMAYVNNRAEIIRSLLWKIGSVLPKEIEEKLSHTEEEYFNKYSGELKKYMSKMELDLTVDMVPPKDPYIKVRVLDDIGDGIVLSDKTANFARHSIHFLKRTDAEQFISRGLMEELTG, encoded by the exons ATGCAGGAAGAAGGTTTGGATGTCCAAACAGCTAGAAATGCTGACCACTATGGTGCCCTTATCCACCATCTCTCTTTAGTCCGCAATAAGCGCTGTCTAATGGCCTATGT AAATAACCGAGCTGAGATTATAAGAAGCTTGTTGTGGAAGATTGGCAGTGTGCTTCCTAAAGAGATTGAGGAGAAGCTTTCTCACACAGAGGAAGAGTATTTCAACAAGTATTCTGGAGAATTGAAAAAATACATGTCAAAAATGGAGTTAGACCTGACAGTG GATATGGTGCCGCCAAAAGATCCTTACATCAAAGTAAGGGTCCTTGATGACATTGGAGATGGCATTGTGCTTAGCGATAAGACTGCCAATTTTGCTCGTCATTCGATCCACTTTCTGAAGCGAACTGATGCCGAACAATTCATTTCACGG GGTTTAATGGAGGAGCTCACAGGTTGA
- the LOC107614162 gene encoding probable DNA replication complex GINS protein PSF1 isoform X1 produces MYGRKACELVKEFASVGKGQLTQYNSDLFEQVVAECSQHHLELQSLIRKMQEEGLDVQTARNADHYGALIHHLSLVRNKRCLMAYVNNRAEIIRSLLWKIGSVLPKEIEEKLSHTEEEYFNKYSGELKKYMSKMELDLTVDMVPPKDPYIKVRVLDDIGDGIVLSDKTANFARHSIHFLKRTDAEQFISRGLMEELTG; encoded by the exons ATGTACGGCAGAAAAGCTTGCGAGCTTGTCAAAGAATTTGCAAGCGTAGGTAAAGGCCAGCTCACACAGTACAAT AGTGACCTCTTTGAACAAGTAGTTGCAGAATGCAGCCAGCATCACCTTGAGCTTCAATCTTTGATAAG AAAAATGCAGGAAGAAGGTTTGGATGTCCAAACAGCTAGAAATGCTGACCACTATGGTGCCCTTATCCACCATCTCTCTTTAGTCCGCAATAAGCGCTGTCTAATGGCCTATGT AAATAACCGAGCTGAGATTATAAGAAGCTTGTTGTGGAAGATTGGCAGTGTGCTTCCTAAAGAGATTGAGGAGAAGCTTTCTCACACAGAGGAAGAGTATTTCAACAAGTATTCTGGAGAATTGAAAAAATACATGTCAAAAATGGAGTTAGACCTGACAGTG GATATGGTGCCGCCAAAAGATCCTTACATCAAAGTAAGGGTCCTTGATGACATTGGAGATGGCATTGTGCTTAGCGATAAGACTGCCAATTTTGCTCGTCATTCGATCCACTTTCTGAAGCGAACTGATGCCGAACAATTCATTTCACGG GGTTTAATGGAGGAGCTCACAGGTTGA